attttccggaaaaactatttttacatatattaataaatttatatatattaataaaactatattttaaattatttttacatatattgcaatgatttatttataaataaataaatcaaattaaatatataataatactcaattattaagtTAGAATATTAACCGTCATAAATTAAAAACAACCAAAGtgtaataaattatttgtaattgtgttataaaaaaaaaggattgaataattataaattagcttccaaaccacaattaatactagaaattaataatattatccaaatgcataattagtagtacaccacataataacaataatattgtTCAAGTGCATAATTAATATTACACCACAttaaaagtatcaatatcttcaaccttgagaaaaattttgaaaccaAATTTTTCTATGCTTCTTACTTGAAAACATTTTTTTATCTTAAATTTAGTATCAGAGACAGCTCACCAATTTTCAGCTTTGAATGTAAAGCATAATGTTAAGATTCTAGGAATAATTGAGATTTATAATGATGCTAGTAAACAATGGCAAATAGTAAGTTGTTATGATCATAAATATACAGTATTTTTCAATAGACGACCAAGCATAATAAGTGAATCAGGATGTGTTGGCCATGGACTCGATTAGGAGCTGGTAACCTTCTGGTACTACTATCTCTGTGGTAACACACGCTGCTAGTGCTAGAACATCGGAACCAAGGCCATGAGACATGGCTAGAAATAGTAGCAAATGGAAATCCGCAATACGCTTCACGAATGGAAGGCTCTTTGTCCTATCTAGATGATTCTTCAATGTCCTCATCGTCACGAGGTTGTTCTGGTTCTCAATAGGAAAGGTTGATGAAAGAGATCCCTGTATCAAAGCAACCATTTATTTGTGTTTTAGAGCAATTCTTAAGTAAAACACAGGTCCAACTCCAACCtgagaaataaaaacataataacaaCCACTCTTGTATTTATGTAAGAGTAGTAGCAAACATAGGTGGACTTCGTTAAGCCACATACGAGTCTGTTAGTAGAAAATAACAGTCGATGATGTTTTTCAGGAGCCTTATACTCTAATATTAGCGCTGCACATAGTTACACGTCTAACAAGGGTGATTACTGATTTCATTTGTTTCAAAAGTGATTGTCCGATATGGTGCAAGACGTCAATCTCAGAGTGACAACAATCAAGACTAGACAATCATGTCTACTTTCAAACTTAAATactaatatcaaacttaaatatcATGAAGTGGTCATGGCAAGAAAAGATCGATTTGGAACAGAAATCAAGCAAGAATGGTAATTAAAAAGCTAcaaagtttgatataattttggttcTTGCTGTTTATTTGTCTGATACATCAGAATACAACAACCTACAAAGTTAAACCTTTGACGTAGAGCCCAGGGTGTTACCGAATTTGCTCACAATAGATAGATATGTAAGTCGAAATAGTGTGTTTTAATGAAGATGAGCATTACAAATCAAGGGATGATATATTAATCAGCCATTACCAATAACAATATGTAGTTTTCTGCAATAAATGAACAAAACTTAGactaaatttgtatgaaattcaaTGAAAAATATGATGTCCGAGAATAGCTTTTCATGGGTCTGAGAAGTgaaaaatggtgtataaaatttGTTTCATTCATCTTTAATCTTTGAAGTACATCATCAACTAAACTGAAAATAGACAGTATAATTCACTCTAATTTCTAGAAACTCTTGTCACAACAGTATAGTTGTTTATAAGCAAATTGATTCAAATTTACAAGTGAGAGTCATGTCAAGATTGATTTACCATATAAGACGAGACCCAAAAATAAGGTGGCAGTGCACAAACCTCCAAAAAAGCCCGTACCGACCATTTCTGTAAGAAGTTCTGTTGCCTTTGAGGGATAATTGTTTCGAAGAAATCCCTGGATCATTACATTATAACAACATCTATTAGGCAAACAATCATACCTTTAGCAACATTAGGCTCAATGCCTAGCTTTTTCATTGTGCCAAGGATATCTTTGGCTTTAAAAACCACTCCCTTCTTGTAAAGTGCATCGATCAATGTAGTATATGTGATGACATTGGGCTTAATGCCTTGCTTTCTCATTTCAAAGAAGAGATCATGGGCATCCTTTAGCAAGCACTTCTTACAAAGATAGTTAAGGAAAGTGCAATCTTCTACAAATTGGGTTCAAAACCTCTTTCTTCCATCATCCTTAGAAACCTAACAACTCAATCAATATTCCTGATATAAAACAACCCATTCAGTATTGTAGTGTAAATAATTAAATCAGGTTGATATCCTTTTTCAATCATTTCATCAAACAAACTCACCGCTTGAAAAATCTTACTTCGTTTACAAAGTCCTTTAATCAAAGTGGAAAAAGTTACAACATCAGGTTTAACATCTAGCTTCAGCATTTTGACCAAAACAGAAAACCCAGAGAATCAATTCCACCAAGTTGACAAAAGCAATTAATCAAGATGTTGAAAGAATAATCGTTATGGAAACTCCCAACAATTCCATTTGGCTACACAGAGAAACAACAGTGGCATAACGTCTCATTCTAACCAGGgctattaataatttagtgaattcaaCAATGGAACGCTTTGGGAGCTGCTCAATCATCTCATTAAACAAAGTCAAAGCATCATCAACATTATCGAAGCGATAATAATTCTTTGGGTTTTGCCTAAAAGACATCGAATTCTCACTTAAAGTTTCCATGTGATTAGAAACGGTGTTAAAATAACGAGCAAAAGAATAGTGGAAACTAGAAAGGTTCCTTCCACCATTAACAATGGAATGAAGAAGTAATGAAGAATCAAGCTTACTCATATCCCGAAATTAAACAAAATGGAAAAACAAAAGCTGAGCTTGAAATGAAACCTACAAATGGTGGCGATGGCGACACTACCAGACAATCGGTAAAAATGTGGACAAGTaaagaacaagaagaaaaaaaataactttaaaaagaAGATGCCATCCCTTAAGTCACGACCTTGAGAAGAGGAATGAGATTTACCTTTGcctgagaaagagagaaagagaggaatgAGATTTgcagaaagagagaaagagagaaagaagatgaagaacaGAAGGAAGGGAAAAGGACTTTTACCCGTCTTTAGGAAAATGTCTTACGGAAAAAAatctgtaagacattttccatAAAATGTGTTGATTTTACCCATCTCTTGGAAAAGATTTTTCAAATGAAAAAtcttttcaagcttccaaacaccTTAAAACTTCCTGGTAAACAAACAGACCCTAAGTTGGAATCTACGTCATGTTTTCAAAAACGtaagaaaacaaaatattttgGTCATTTCTTATGAGTTGAtcctgaaggaaattgattaGAAAGTTCCTGGTAAATCGCTGATTCATACTATCTACATATGGCACTAATAAAAACAATCGATTGAATATTAAATAGTGTATAACAAGACtatcaatttttataaaaaaaaaattctgcattaattaataaaacaatctAAGAATAGTATAAGATGAAGGAAGAATAGAAAATTACTTTTTAGTGATTTTCTTGcgccatacaaatgaaatttCATTTGTATTTATAGGAGTCCTCATATATCTTTATAATGACATAACTATTCAACAGGTTTCTTTTGAATAAACATGTCTCTTGaataaacataattattcaatCAAGTGTCATAACTTTTAGTATTTAAGAGACAACTTATGACATGAAAAGTGTCAACTCTTAATTAATATCCAAGTGATTTAACTATTTGTTACTTATAACTTTTTATTTGTAAATATTGGGACattatatacatatttgaaaatttccaaaaaaacgaatttgataaaaaaaatattaagacTGTTTAAAATATGGGTCAAAACTCGGGTTTCAATATTCAAAACCTGAGCTCGACCTTGTCCAACCCGTTTTCATGTTTATAATAGatttgtttcatttattttatatattatgtaatctatatgataaaaataaatgtattatactataatgtaaatattaaaaactatACTAATATGTTTACAttagaaattttaataatatatataattaataaatattacaaaataattatatttaaaaaagaaTACAGGCTTGTGTAAATATAATAGCATTAACCATCTacaaatataaattatgtaatttaactagcatagactatatatatatatatatatatattaaaatcaaataaattaatgGACAAATTCATCAATCTTGCATCAACTGGAAAATAGAAAGGTTAATTTCTCTTAACAATTTACCCaaataaaaaaattgagaaaaacCTAAAAAATTTACTCAAAAATTCCAATAAGATAATTGCCAAAAAATGCCATGTAAAAACATATATGCTGATTCAGCTTTTCcgttaaatatttttttgttggTAACCGTTAAATAATTTTAACATAAGTACAAGTGACTTAATTTATCAATAATAAAAATTGAATGATACAGtttgattaaattaaaagtttatgatttatataaaatagatggtagttttttattttagtaaaaaatatttataaaattttaatttttatttcaatattaatATGTAggatgataatatatatatataactagtttGTGCGATACACAAATTGattgtatatattataatttttaaaaaaatttaccatTAAACTTTAAAAGTACATTTATATGTGCAAAATTATCACTATATTTTaggtaaaattaaaaattgaatctATATTTTACTTTAATTGATATTCATCATTGTGcttataattttatttgattgaatttcatctctaaaatttatttattttttattgaaaatttctactcaattttaatttcaaataacttgaaaagaaattaattacctttttttgtattttatcttaatatttaacataagtaaaataatataatgtcaaaattaataaaaaacgattattttataaaaattactcTCTTTCCATATATTTAGTTGAAAATGTTTGGTGGGTCTCCATAAGCTGCTAATCCAATTGTTTAAAGCCCAATATCCAATATTCTTGCCCAGCAATTTCAGAATGACCGTTTGATCCGTTTCTCTGAAAAGAACTTGTTGTATCCTCTCAGAGAAATCTATTGTTGGGATTCCATTAACAATAGATCTAAGGATGTCTCCTTCCAAAAATTCCAAGTCATCTTCAGCCCCAGCGCTAGAATTTTCCGTCGCCATCTTATCAAAATTTCCAGTTTTGTTTCCCAGAAGTTTGTCCTTCCAAGATACAGTTGAGCTCGACATTGGTTCACCCAACATATCAGTGGCTGCCCTCGCCTATACTCTCTTTGAATCGGACTTTTTTAGTTTTACGATCCACATCTACTCGAGAATCTTCACCATCCTCGATTTCCAGATGAGACCCGTTATCGCCAGAGTTCAGAGAGATTTCCATTTTTTATGGGAGTTACAGtaataagaaaaaaaatcttTTGGAAAAGcgattttagattttaaattttataatgaaatgaaatcTTAGAAAAATTAATGATTCTAATTAAAAtcgaatttagtttaattaatgggttgatcaaattaaaattttgattatttgaagTTCAACAATGGAATTAACAAATCTATTAAAGCTAGAACATCCATTTCATATTATTAATACCAACTAATTGAGTTGAAGCCAATTACATTGTATTTAAAAGTAATATAATAAGGTCAATCAATTTTAATTTAACCGCATAAATATTATTGTCATTATAAAAAGACGTGAATTTAAATATttcttatttatgggttgaggAGGAGCTATAACTAATTCTAAACATTGtgtcaataaaaatatatataatcaaaacctataataaaattattaaaaataataataatataacaagAGTTTTTTTTATCAACACactaacttaaaaataaataaaataagaagaaataaaatattcCAATTCTAAAGGTAATTGAAATGACAATTAGATCAATGAAgggttttttctttttgaaattaaaaaaaaaaaaatacttgaaaGTCTATGATAATCACTGGGGTTTAATTTGACTCAAAGTCTTTCTAAACTTTCAGTGAATGAGATGGGCACATCCTGCTGATCATGCACCAAATAACCATTCTCGCCATTTTCATTAAATACATACACCTTATCTCCACCGCAAACCACAAAACTTCCGTTTTTGTCCTCTGCAAATGCAAATCCGACACCAAACTGGAGGTCATTGCTCAAAAGCTTTATACAATAAAGCTTCTCCCAAGTTACTAATGGCGACTTCTCCTTCTCCATTATCCATATATTTAGTTCACAATCCGATACTTGTTGTGCCAAGCACAAACTTTCTCTTAAACTCCCCAACTGCATAGTTCTTCGCTGTCTATTTGAACAACAACTTGGGTGTGGGATTGATTGGAACTTCTCCATGTTCAAATCCAACATGATGATAACTTCAGTCTTTTCAAGATGGTAGATGTCATCGGTGAACCAATAAATGGCTCCATCCACATACACACAAGGTGACGAAACATCAAATTTATAAGGGATTTTACCAATATAATTCCAAAAGACCTTGGGGTTTGAACGTAAGGTGAAAATTTCACAATAATCATGGTGATGCAAAAGTGGTCCTATATTTGGATAAGGATTAAACACTTTAACAATCTTGAGTCTTTTCGTAACTAGATCACGACCAAACCCCAATTGTTGTTGTTGCTGTGGAAAATTAATAGCGACTTGGAATGGATTTGTAACGGGAGAAAATGAATCCACATCACTTTGATGCAAAATTCGGTGTTCTCTTGTGCTAGGGTTAAGAACAATGATTTTAAAACGTCCAAGAAAACAAAGGATGCCATCACAGGAATTCAACATGTGATAGCCATCATGTGGAACATCATCCATCCGTTGGTGACGATAAGGGATTCTAGTATCTGGTAATGAAATTCCATTGATGACCATGGAAGCTATAACTATGTGCTTTGTGGCTCTATCAATTTTAAAATAGGCAGTAAGAAATCGAGGATCCTTTTTCCTTTGGTTTGAAAGATATTGATCGGTGAAGTGAGGATGGGTGATGAGCCTAAACCATTGCTTGGAGACACACTTGAATCTCAATAAAGACTTGACGGTAAGTTTCCCCAATATTTCTACTATCAAAAAATAAGGAACTCCATGATTCATCTCTCTCCACCTTTTTCTACCACTAATGTTAATAATCCCTTctaggtttttattttttattttggttattaAATCGGCTTTCAATGTATATAAAACGAGGAGAGGAGAAGAAGACTAATTGCAGTTAAATTATTCGTACTAGAAAGGATAGACTTGTAGCTATCATAATATTCTTAAACCATTTAAACTttcatatatgtatttatatgtataaattattaGCTAGCTAGCCGTAATGAAACTCAAATTTCAacgaagaaacaaaataaaagaaaacccaGGGaacacccccaaaaaaaaaaaaacccatcgCGGCCGACTCCTCCCCGAGTGGCTATTACTTTGTTTGAGGAACTCCCTTGACTCGCCATTACTCTGTTGAAAAAATGCCACAGGCAACAGCTGTGTCTGTGTCTGTGGCTGTGATTATAATGCATCACTCTCAGGCATAATATGTATCTTATTTGCGTTGAAAGAAGGTTCTTCAATCATGGGTTTTCTTTTTGCGTGATTGCATCTATGTAATAACAAGTTTCCACATCAATACATAAATGCAATGATGTCATTTTTCATCAATAAATCATTATCAACTCATAAGCAAATTTTGACAAAAATACTAATGAATTTATGTTTAAAACTTATTTATTTAcccaataataaaattaaactacaatgataattaattaatttaattttcactttatgttttattatttaagttattcATCTAATTAAACAATAATTGAAAATGCGTTTACCATGAATAATACTACATGCAGTCTATTTCTCATTTGTCATTGTCCATTCATTCTCAATTCTTATTATGCTCCGATCAGAGTTACAATTAACTATAGTGGAGGAACCAATCAGACATAAATAATTAGGatttaaataatttgtaattaagttgaCTCTTCATCTATttaattacaatattatttaGTTATAGAGTCAATCCACTAAAATTACCATGATTGATCTccctattatataccattacgaaaggtaaatatataaagattttatccaatgaccttgtcatatatGTGTTGCCCTTTTGGATGCCCATTATCCCTTTAGGTTAAATTCGTTCACCTAATTTGACTGATTTCATCACATGGTCACCATTATATCTTCATTGATGAAAATAATCATTACTAAAATTAGTAATTATTAATATTGTGGTCACGTTAGATTTTTATAATCCATATATTCTTAGTGAAAGGGCATCATTTACTCTTTTAATTGAGTTATGATTACACTATTGTGAGTGAAGTCATACCATGAATAAGTCATGTACCCATCATACAATTTTCGGCCTACTACCATGAGAGCGTCGATTTCcaatatatcaatgtacatgAGTTACACACACACACACGGTTATTCACTTATTCTGGATTTAAGTAAGTCACACCATAAACGTCTCAAATACATAAATTCATAAATGGATATATAGGATAAATTCAATTTAGGTCAATCCAAATAATCACATATATGCCTCCATATTTGGAAGTCAATCTAACACCAATAGCTTAGACAAATTATTTCTCCAATTAGACTTATAAATGACATAATAGTTCTAACATGAATGATTTACTCAATTTGATTTCATGAACTCTTACCAATTTAGATCACCTATTACACTACTTGCATCATAATCTCATTATGTAATACAATTTATTATTTGCTAAACTTTAGGTAATAACTGAGCTAATATTTACGCTAAAAACACAAATCTTTAACAAAtttaagatgttttctttttTCAACCTTACTTCTTACCATAATTCACTAATATATTtgtcttcagcaaatttgtgtaTAAGAGGGCATTGCATTTTCAAGCTGGTTTACCTGTCAAGTTTTGGGGTGAGTGTGTTTTAGTCGCTACATATCTTATTAATCATACCTCTCTGTCTTTGTTGTCAGGCAAAAGTCGTTTCCACTAAACTCAATTACTCTTATTTACGTGTTTTAATTAGATGTCTGTGTCATGTTTCTATTCTTCCTAGATCCACTAATAAATCCCATGAAGGAGCTGTTCTGTGTGTCTGTTTGGGATATCCTTATGGTTGAAAGGAGTACCTTGCAGTCAACCTATTCTGTATTAAGGGATGTTAtatttcatgaaataatttttCCTTTCAACATCCAATTGTTTAAATCGCCACTAAAACGTTTTCCAAATCCAATCCTAACCAACCTCAAGGAGATTAATTTTCATGTCAACCTGACAGGCCTTTATCAGCCACCGCTGTTGTAGCTTTCTTTGGTATCAGTCTTACCCATGCTCTCACTATATTACTTATGATGAATTGCTCAAGTATCACCAATCTTTGCTACTCCATATAAAACTCTATTTGGCAACCTGGTTCCCTATCAAAGGTCTTGGTACTCTTAAAATATTCCTTAGGTTTGGAGGCTTCTAAAAATTTCGCTGGCCTCTTAGGAGTGTAGGATACGATTTCTAATCTTTGtttttttgataaatatttagaACTATTCATAGTCCTTCTCAAACccttaaataagagaataatgagTTTTAGCGCACTCGAACCCACGTTCTCTTACACTAACAACAATACCGATTCcaactaaactaaaaaaaaaaaaaactatcttTCCTTttttctaaataataataatatctttaatttttaaaataaatatattcttCTTTTTCATAATTTTGTTTCCACCCACGTTATGTGTCATGTGTCTGGTAATCCAGCATATATGAAGCTTgagaataaattaagaaaaattcTATAATCCATTTAGGGGCGTAGCcagaaatttttttagggggtcgaaattaaattataatttttaataatctatatatttataattttaaaaagattaaatcaaatttgtaTCCTTTTTAAGGGggacaaagtataattttatatttaaatgtaGAATTGGCAGCCACTGAATCCATTTAAGATATTAAGTTGGTTAAAATTATCATAATTTTCTAGTCAATAAAATCATTTTAATACGTGAAAAGAATCATCTTATCATATACATAGAGTCTGATCCTCCTTAACACCTAACATTGAACTTTGTTTGTTTCATCCAAATGTAAATGTTATTTAAAAACATCCTACACATTGCTAAGCTGAATTGTAAAATATGACTTTAAGATAAATTAGTGTTTCAACTATGGAACAAGTAAAGCATTTTTCTTTACTACTTTGCTTTCTTCTTTATCTTGGTTCAAAACTATTGCATCTGTCAGCTtcatttatgttttattttgccTATActttaataaaagaataatagaGAAGTGTAGAGTAAATTAAAATTTCCTTCAAATTTGGTGGCTCATATTTCAGTTTAGaaaattgaaattgaataaattagatTACAAATTAATCAGGTAAAGGGTTAAATCAATTTACCTACAAACTACTcgaattgttatttttaaaatttgtatatcttttttaattaaattagataGATTTATCAAATCGAACACTTATTCAATTATGAAAACCTTAGTTACAAAAATGAAAAGATTTAatcaattataaaataaaattatttttattcaaaattatataaatattaatataaaaatatttttaaactgcTATGAAATTTTGAATAAATTAGTTAAATCCAATCTAAATTtaaatgtattaataaaaatttaaatttaaataaaaggaaaataattTTCTTGAAGCGAGGACGAATATTCAAGTTTTAAGCAcatttaaagaaaaattatagGTAAAAACCAACcttctattaaaaaaaaaaactttattccACCCAAGCCATGagcaattttataatttaagacCATAAGAATTTCCTTTTCCTAGAGTGCAAGGCACTCACTCGCATGGTTGAGTAAAAGTGGGTTCTTATATCTTTACCATACTTTCACTCAAGCAGTAATATTCATCAACAATTTACCTCCCTTGGAAGAAGTATATTTAAAATGATAGTCAAAACCAAATTACTATTAATTCTTTCATCATGttgtttcaattaaataattttttttaaaaaagcaaTCAAATaagattaattcaaaatttttggtttaatttaAACACATACATAATGTAACATTCTATACCCGACTTGATTGTTGAGTTAAATCAGTAGATGTCACATTTATTGTCGGAACAATTACGATCAATCATATATAATTATCAGTATTTTATAATCAAATATACATAAAATGTGCTTTATATACAATAAATAATCATTTCTGATTCAAACACGtgcttaaaaaaatttaaaatcatctcgaaattaaataatgaccaaatcataaaatttttaaaatattaactacCAATAACCTTGAATAAATCCTAATCACCTTCCTCATCATTTTAAATCCAAAATTCATTACGTATTAAATGTCTACATATGGCACGAAATACAAAATGTGTGACTAAACTGTTACCCTTCAACCAGACTGCCTTGGAAGTTGTCTCATCTTATTTTCATGAATGTAATTAATAATACTTTTTTCTAAGTAATTAATGTTTTAGTTCATATATTTACAATGAAAAAGGATCATACGTATCTCCCCAATAAGAGAATAATTCATGTTAATCATCTTACAACTGACCCACAAAAAAGTCTTGAAGTAATAGGGAATATACTAAACTTGCTAACTTAGCCTTTAAAAGGACGATTTATTAGTATATTTTTTCCCTCTATGATCGGATTGTTATCTGTTTAGCGATAGGAAGCTGCAATGTAGATTCCTCGAACGTGTTTACTTCATTCATCTCGTATCTCTTTTAAAACCTATGCCCTTGAAAGTAAAAACAGAAATCTCCCCTGTTTGCTCATTTAGTTTGTTGATCAATGTCTTTGAGGTTGCGAAAGCCGAGCGAACCCACCATGCATCGCCAGGTGGAGCCTTCGAAAAGCTCTGTA
This is a stretch of genomic DNA from Gossypium arboreum isolate Shixiya-1 chromosome 11, ASM2569848v2, whole genome shotgun sequence. It encodes these proteins:
- the LOC108472226 gene encoding F-box protein At5g10340-like, whose product is MNHGVPYFLIVEILGKLTVKSLLRFKCVSKQWFRLITHPHFTDQYLSNQRKKDPRFLTAYFKIDRATKHIVIASMVINGISLPDTRIPYRHQRMDDVPHDGYHMLNSCDGILCFLGRFKIIVLNPSTREHRILHQSDVDSFSPVTNPFQVAINFPQQQQQLGFGRDLVTKRLKIVKVFNPYPNIGPLLHHHDYCEIFTLRSNPKVFWNYIGKIPYKFDVSSPCVYVDGAIYWFTDDIYHLEKTEVIIMLDLNMEKFQSIPHPSCCSNRQRRTMQLGSLRESLCLAQQVSDCELNIWIMEKEKSPLVTWEKLYCIKLLSNDLQFGVGFAFAEDKNGSFVVCGGDKVYVFNENGENGYLVHDQQDVPISFTESLERL